One region of Pseudanabaena sp. BC1403 genomic DNA includes:
- a CDS encoding type II toxin-antitoxin system ParD family antitoxin — protein sequence MTTVNISVPDSMKAFIDEQVSKGGYSTTSEYIRQLLRQEAERIAQARLETLLLEGLDSGEAIEINDDWWQQKRIQLLDRLRKK from the coding sequence ATGACTACAGTAAATATCTCTGTTCCTGATTCTATGAAGGCTTTTATAGATGAGCAGGTTTCTAAGGGTGGCTATAGCACTACGAGTGAATATATTCGGCAGTTGCTGCGTCAAGAGGCGGAGAGGATTGCTCAAGCGCGTTTGGAAACTTTGCTGTTAGAGGGGTTGGATAGTGGTGAGGCGATCGAAATTAATGATGATTGGTGGCAACAAAAACGGATTCAACTTCTAGATAGACTTCGCAAAAAGTAA
- a CDS encoding type II toxin-antitoxin system RelE/ParE family toxin yields MARRILIRPKASVDLDEQFAYIAEDNFDAALNFFDAARQTFSQLAQLPSIGSIFDVKNPRLVGLRKWSVKGFNKHLIFYLDRNDCIEIVRIIYAARDVLQVLAEEDL; encoded by the coding sequence ATGGCTAGAAGGATTTTAATTAGACCAAAGGCTAGTGTTGACCTTGATGAGCAGTTTGCTTATATTGCGGAGGATAATTTTGATGCTGCTTTGAATTTTTTCGATGCTGCGAGACAGACTTTTTCACAGTTAGCTCAATTACCTAGCATTGGTAGCATTTTCGATGTTAAAAATCCGCGTCTGGTTGGTTTACGGAAGTGGTCAGTGAAGGGTTTTAATAAGCATCTCATCTTCTATTTAGATCGGAATGATTGTATTGAGATTGTTAGGATTATTTATGCTGCAAGGGATGTTTTACAGGTTTTAGCAGAAGAAGATTTATAA
- a CDS encoding type II toxin-antitoxin system PemK/MazF family toxin gives MAKRKIEFPKRGEIYLVNFDPTIGSEIQKTRPALILQNDIANQYSPITIVAAITSQFDPETYPTEVLINPPEGGLTVTSVVLLNQIRSIDKQRLVKKMGIVSDHLMGYVDNAIQISLGLIEL, from the coding sequence ATGGCAAAACGGAAAATAGAATTTCCCAAGAGAGGCGAAATCTATTTGGTTAACTTTGACCCTACCATTGGCTCAGAAATTCAGAAAACTAGACCTGCTCTCATTCTCCAAAATGATATTGCCAATCAATACAGCCCCATTACCATCGTTGCTGCCATCACATCCCAATTCGACCCTGAGACATATCCCACAGAAGTTTTAATCAATCCCCCCGAAGGTGGACTAACCGTGACATCCGTAGTTCTTCTTAATCAGATTCGTTCCATTGACAAACAACGCTTGGTCAAAAAAATGGGTATTGTCTCAGATCACCTCATGGGATATGTGGATAACGCAATTCAAATAAGCTTAGGATTGATTGAGCTATAG
- a CDS encoding anthranilate phosphoribosyltransferase family protein → MSKEFREFLRKVGSGPHTSKSLTRQEAEAATLMMLQGVATPAQIGAFMIAHRIKRPTSEELAGMLDAYKLLGAKVAPIASDKQVLVLGSPYDGRSKTAPVSPATAIVLATAGVPVLMHGGDRMPTKEGLPFIEIWQALGLNWQNLSIEQVQHNLETQNFGFVYLPRHFPLAQGLVAYREQIGKRPPFATLELMWSPYQGKQFIVSGFVHPPTETNIREAFAQHGITEFATVKGWEGSVDLPRSRTAIIGINHGDQFERLTLSARNYGFSSEDPAIADASEMSVKIISALKAEPSEYLNSVLWNCGFYLWLYGMHDDIADAIVHAQEIISSGKALQKLEDLRA, encoded by the coding sequence ATGAGTAAAGAATTTCGCGAATTTTTGCGTAAAGTTGGGAGTGGTCCACATACCAGCAAAAGCTTGACGCGCCAAGAGGCAGAAGCTGCCACGCTCATGATGTTGCAAGGAGTCGCAACTCCTGCTCAGATTGGCGCATTTATGATTGCCCATCGGATTAAACGTCCAACCAGTGAAGAATTAGCAGGGATGCTCGATGCTTATAAGCTTTTGGGGGCGAAGGTTGCGCCAATCGCATCTGACAAACAGGTTTTAGTACTGGGATCGCCCTACGATGGCAGATCGAAGACTGCGCCAGTTAGTCCTGCGACTGCGATCGTCTTGGCGACAGCAGGCGTTCCCGTATTAATGCATGGAGGCGATCGGATGCCCACTAAAGAAGGTTTGCCTTTTATCGAAATATGGCAAGCTTTGGGCTTAAATTGGCAAAATCTTTCCATTGAGCAAGTTCAACATAACTTAGAAACTCAAAATTTTGGGTTTGTCTATTTGCCTAGACATTTTCCCCTTGCTCAAGGACTAGTCGCCTATCGTGAGCAAATCGGTAAGCGCCCACCCTTTGCCACTCTTGAGCTAATGTGGTCGCCCTATCAAGGTAAACAATTTATCGTGTCAGGTTTTGTGCATCCGCCTACAGAAACTAATATCCGCGAAGCTTTCGCTCAACATGGCATTACCGAATTTGCTACGGTTAAAGGCTGGGAAGGAAGTGTGGACTTACCGCGATCGCGTACTGCAATTATCGGCATTAATCACGGCGATCAATTTGAGCGATTAACCCTATCAGCAAGGAATTATGGATTTAGCTCCGAAGATCCTGCGATCGCAGATGCATCAGAAATGTCTGTCAAAATCATTTCTGCGCTCAAAGCGGAACCTTCCGAATATCTCAACTCGGTATTATGGAACTGTGGATTCTATCTCTGGCTCTATGGAATGCATGACGATATTGCTGATGCGATCGTCCATGCTCAAGAGATCATTAGCAGTGGAAAGGCGTTACAGAAGTTAGAAGATTTACGAGCTTAA
- a CDS encoding LysR family transcriptional regulator, with product MRLEQLQAFLAVAETGNFLQAAQRCGVSQSTISRQVQSLEATVGISLFHRQGNSKLTVGGDRLLIHAKKICQIWSAAEQELLDLQAGKQTELCVAGIPSACAYQLPPILQKFSKAYPNVQLRVTTLGSDRALKVLKDGLIDIAIVMNNPFLTASSEMVVEQLYEEKIQLLLTINHPLCRKESLTWKDLHNVPQAVFKDGYGLQRLVQDQFNRQGLRLNASLELNSLEAFRGVVKQGSLVALLPETFLVELAHDPDLVVRSLNEPCLTREIVLVTTSDRIQIPPIQYFCKLAAQMIQQEIPVAL from the coding sequence ATGCGTTTGGAACAGTTACAAGCATTTTTGGCAGTTGCAGAAACAGGAAACTTTTTGCAAGCAGCTCAGAGATGTGGAGTTAGCCAGTCAACTATCAGCCGACAGGTGCAGTCTTTAGAAGCAACTGTTGGGATCTCGCTGTTTCATCGTCAGGGAAACTCTAAGCTAACAGTTGGCGGCGATCGCCTGCTAATCCATGCTAAGAAAATTTGTCAGATTTGGTCAGCTGCTGAACAAGAGTTACTCGATTTGCAGGCGGGCAAACAAACAGAGCTATGTGTGGCAGGGATTCCATCAGCCTGTGCCTATCAGCTGCCACCTATATTGCAAAAGTTTTCTAAAGCCTATCCCAATGTCCAGCTCCGAGTAACAACCTTGGGAAGCGATCGCGCTCTTAAAGTTCTTAAAGATGGCTTGATAGACATTGCGATCGTTATGAATAATCCATTTTTAACTGCAAGTTCCGAAATGGTAGTTGAGCAACTCTATGAAGAAAAAATTCAACTTTTGCTGACTATTAATCATCCCCTTTGTCGAAAAGAATCACTTACATGGAAAGACTTACATAATGTCCCCCAAGCTGTATTTAAAGATGGCTATGGGTTACAGCGTCTTGTCCAAGATCAGTTCAATCGCCAAGGACTTCGTTTAAATGCATCTCTTGAACTTAATTCCCTTGAAGCTTTTCGCGGTGTAGTTAAGCAAGGTAGTTTGGTCGCCTTACTTCCAGAGACCTTTTTAGTGGAATTAGCCCATGATCCAGACCTAGTAGTGCGATCGCTAAATGAACCCTGTCTAACTCGCGAAATTGTCCTAGTCACCACTAGCGATCGCATTCAAATTCCTCCAATTCAATATTTTTGCAAGCTTGCTGCCCAGATGATTCAGCAGGAAATTCCTGTGGCTTTATAA
- a CDS encoding fatty acid desaturase produces the protein MVAIQNSSHTLTPETTLRDIIKTIPSEYFEKKPLRAWLSVLFSLTTAALGYASIAFSPWYLLPFAWIFTGTALTGWFVIGHDCGHRSFSNKIWVNDLVGHIAFLPLIFPFHGWRFKHDYHHLHTNKMGEDNAWYPFTVDEYEEGKGLISNVYRLIRTRFWWTGSIIHWANLHFNASLYPERQQSQVKFSYRLVIAFAAIAFPTLIITTGFFGFISFFVMPWLVYHFWMSTFTIVHHTMPDIQFKDKDKWHAATEQLTGTVHCDYPAWVEWLCHDINVHVPHHVSTGIPSYNLRLAHKSLDENWGQYMYKTKFSWALMKDIGDRCHIYDAEKCYKTFDEVDAKSV, from the coding sequence GTGGTTGCCATACAAAACTCTTCACACACTCTTACCCCTGAGACGACCCTCCGCGACATTATTAAAACTATCCCTTCTGAATACTTTGAGAAAAAACCTCTCAGAGCTTGGTTGAGTGTTTTATTCTCATTAACAACTGCCGCGCTTGGTTATGCCAGCATTGCGTTTTCTCCTTGGTACTTATTGCCCTTTGCTTGGATTTTTACGGGTACGGCTCTAACTGGCTGGTTCGTAATTGGTCATGACTGCGGACATCGATCCTTCTCCAATAAAATTTGGGTTAACGATCTCGTCGGTCATATTGCTTTTTTACCATTGATTTTTCCTTTCCACGGTTGGCGCTTCAAGCATGATTATCATCATCTGCATACCAATAAGATGGGTGAAGATAACGCTTGGTATCCATTTACTGTCGATGAATATGAGGAAGGAAAAGGACTGATTTCCAATGTTTATCGATTGATACGCACCCGTTTTTGGTGGACTGGCTCGATTATTCATTGGGCAAACTTACATTTTAATGCCAGCCTCTATCCTGAGCGCCAGCAGTCTCAAGTCAAGTTTTCCTATCGCTTAGTCATTGCCTTCGCAGCGATCGCATTCCCAACTTTAATTATCACCACAGGATTCTTTGGCTTTATCAGCTTTTTTGTAATGCCTTGGCTTGTATATCACTTTTGGATGAGCACCTTCACGATTGTTCATCACACAATGCCAGATATTCAATTCAAAGATAAGGACAAATGGCACGCAGCTACCGAACAGCTAACAGGAACTGTCCATTGCGACTATCCAGCCTGGGTTGAGTGGCTATGTCACGATATCAATGTGCATGTTCCTCACCATGTTTCGACGGGTATTCCCTCGTATAACTTACGTTTAGCACATAAGTCTCTCGATGAAAATTGGGGACAATATATGTACAAGACTAAGTTCTCTTGGGCTTTGATGAAGGATATTGGCGATCGGTGTCATATCTATGATGCAGAGAAATGCTACAAAACCTTCGATGAAGTTGATGCTAAATCAGTTTAG
- the pipX gene encoding transcriptional coactivator PipX — MSEHYLNHPTFGLLSRLCRVDEFRSLFTTLYAQRLFFLITTSPDGVQFEPVSRADAKLMVENQMRSLRRGGTDTDQKNLQHIYKRTFSQ, encoded by the coding sequence ATGTCCGAACATTATCTAAATCATCCCACTTTTGGCTTGCTATCTCGCTTATGTAGAGTAGATGAGTTTCGTAGTTTGTTTACAACACTCTACGCACAAAGGTTGTTTTTCCTAATTACTACTAGTCCTGACGGTGTTCAGTTTGAGCCTGTCTCGCGAGCAGATGCCAAGCTTATGGTCGAAAACCAAATGCGATCGCTGCGGCGTGGGGGCACTGATACCGATCAAAAAAACTTACAACACATATACAAGCGAACTTTTTCCCAATGA
- the ispE gene encoding 4-(cytidine 5'-diphospho)-2-C-methyl-D-erythritol kinase, which produces MTSRISLKAAAKINLYLEITGNRVDGYHDLVMILQSIDLCDRIDIRKIGSDEIQVSCTNPEVPCDRTNLVYKAAALMQDIYPEIGGMEIAIDKQIPMGAGLAGGSANAAAVFVGIDRLWDLGLTQSQLCDFAAQLGSDIPFCVSGGTALATGRGEVLSPLPDLTDLVLVICKPRQIAIATAWAYQTFRKQGLLATSQVKNQNLSSQIVAAIASGGESAPNKIGRLLYNDLERVVLPEYPAIADLKNKLLDQECLGAMMSGSGSTVFAIAPDLDRAQQIAEAVRTDDIDVWVVKSLVRSIFDA; this is translated from the coding sequence ATGACCTCGCGTATTTCTCTCAAAGCTGCCGCAAAAATTAATCTCTATCTGGAGATTACGGGGAATCGTGTTGATGGTTATCACGATTTGGTGATGATCTTGCAGAGTATCGATCTATGCGATCGCATTGATATTCGTAAAATCGGCTCCGATGAGATTCAAGTAAGCTGTACTAACCCTGAAGTACCTTGCGATCGCACAAATCTGGTTTACAAAGCCGCAGCCTTGATGCAAGATATTTATCCTGAGATTGGGGGGATGGAAATTGCGATCGATAAGCAAATTCCGATGGGAGCTGGTTTAGCTGGTGGCTCAGCCAATGCTGCCGCAGTTTTTGTGGGGATTGATCGTCTGTGGGATTTGGGACTCACCCAGTCACAACTTTGTGATTTTGCAGCACAGTTAGGCTCCGATATTCCTTTCTGTGTTTCTGGGGGCACTGCTCTAGCGACAGGTCGCGGCGAAGTGCTCTCCCCTTTGCCAGATCTCACAGATTTAGTATTAGTGATTTGTAAGCCACGCCAAATTGCGATCGCTACTGCATGGGCATATCAAACTTTCCGAAAACAAGGCTTACTGGCAACTAGTCAAGTTAAAAACCAAAATTTGTCTAGCCAAATCGTCGCGGCGATCGCCTCTGGGGGTGAGTCTGCTCCCAATAAGATCGGACGATTGCTCTATAACGATCTCGAACGAGTAGTATTACCTGAGTATCCTGCGATCGCGGATCTCAAAAATAAATTGCTCGATCAAGAATGTCTTGGCGCAATGATGTCAGGATCAGGCTCAACGGTATTTGCGATCGCGCCTGATCTAGATCGCGCCCAACAAATTGCTGAGGCTGTAAGAACTGATGATATTGATGTTTGGGTAGTTAAGAGCCTAGTTCGGTCTATCTTTGATGCTTAA
- a CDS encoding Crp/Fnr family transcriptional regulator has translation MLNKSELSSWLQMILIFRGLSSEQLMPLAQIAQLQKFQKGEIIFIQDSEATGFFAVQTGRVKVFKMASNGKEQILHLLNICDYFAEVPALDGKAFPASAIALEYTELIFFPRLPFLDLLHQYPAIAINMLMSLANHARKLAHMVEELSCKDVPQRLASYLLDLSDRENQANVITLDVTKTQLAATLGTIPATLSRALYRLSHEGLIAINGSQIELLDRDRLQNATDY, from the coding sequence ATGTTAAATAAATCAGAATTAAGTAGTTGGCTCCAAATGATTCTCATTTTTCGAGGATTGTCATCGGAGCAACTGATGCCTTTAGCCCAAATCGCGCAACTGCAAAAATTTCAAAAAGGAGAGATAATCTTTATCCAAGATAGTGAGGCGACAGGATTTTTTGCAGTCCAAACAGGGCGGGTCAAGGTTTTTAAAATGGCATCTAATGGCAAAGAGCAAATCTTACATTTACTCAACATATGTGATTACTTTGCTGAGGTTCCTGCCCTTGACGGCAAAGCTTTTCCAGCATCAGCGATCGCATTGGAATACACAGAATTGATCTTCTTTCCTCGGCTTCCATTTTTGGATTTACTTCACCAATATCCTGCGATCGCGATCAATATGTTGATGAGTCTAGCGAACCACGCACGCAAACTAGCGCATATGGTCGAAGAACTATCATGCAAAGATGTACCGCAACGACTAGCATCCTATCTATTAGATTTAAGCGATCGCGAAAATCAGGCTAATGTCATCACTTTAGATGTCACTAAAACCCAACTAGCTGCGACTTTGGGAACAATTCCTGCCACCCTATCTAGAGCATTGTATCGCCTGAGCCATGAAGGATTAATTGCAATTAATGGTTCACAAATTGAATTGTTAGATCGAGATCGCCTACAAAATGCCACCGATTACTGA
- a CDS encoding group 1 truncated hemoglobin → MTTLFEKLGGAEAVDVAVDRFYERVLQDDRIKHFFADTDMVKQRKHQKAFLTYAFGGTDKYNGHHMRQAHKDLVSNQGLNSDHFDAVTEDLMITLKEMGVNDDLLAAVAAVAAAPQHKKDVLNG, encoded by the coding sequence ATGACAACATTATTTGAAAAACTCGGCGGTGCAGAAGCAGTAGATGTGGCAGTAGATCGATTCTACGAAAGAGTATTACAGGACGATCGCATCAAACACTTTTTCGCAGATACAGATATGGTGAAGCAAAGAAAGCACCAAAAAGCTTTTCTCACCTATGCTTTTGGCGGCACTGACAAATATAACGGTCATCACATGCGTCAAGCTCATAAAGATTTGGTGAGCAATCAGGGTTTAAACAGCGATCATTTTGATGCTGTTACCGAAGATTTGATGATTACCCTCAAAGAGATGGGAGTGAACGATGATCTTTTGGCAGCAGTAGCAGCAGTGGCAGCAGCGCCTCAACATAAAAAAGATGTTTTGAACGGCTAG
- a CDS encoding O-antigen ligase: protein MLWKSADNDQLRLEWNWLQSVAIFMVISNIFMPIFMSILALRVLVCYGWRAIAAPVNQAYFGLSIWMIFTTIIAFNPATAAGGLANFLPYFLLAATTSYIIRTPAQFIHFLWLLVLSSIMVSGFGLLQAVLDRPDLIFPKVIFDSYPIPMGFSPDRRIQSFFGHFNETAAYLLMILPIAFHFALGKVKSISKSQQVIAAIALALGTCVLILTSSRNAWGIAVVGAVALALYYRQWKLVLGFGLVLTIIAWGVFGQKFGLGGEAVRSLLPQGFVNRLVSSIDPQLGDYASTSDRLNVWHFALSLISQHPLQGWGLRNFPLVAQSIGYDLRGLPHEHNLFLAIAVGSGIPALLAFVGIIGWTIWTSLQSAIAKDTEGMMVVVVISVMLFLMTGWLDLVLYEPRLSMLLWFLLGGMYGLTRHNIKRCNSLI from the coding sequence ATGCTCTGGAAATCAGCAGACAATGATCAATTGCGCTTAGAGTGGAACTGGCTGCAAAGCGTTGCTATTTTTATGGTGATTAGCAATATTTTCATGCCAATTTTTATGTCAATACTGGCTTTGAGAGTTTTGGTTTGTTATGGATGGAGAGCGATCGCAGCACCAGTTAATCAAGCCTATTTCGGGTTATCTATATGGATGATTTTTACTACTATCATCGCTTTCAACCCAGCCACTGCCGCAGGTGGACTAGCTAATTTCTTGCCATATTTTCTCTTAGCTGCCACTACTAGCTACATCATCCGTACACCTGCACAATTTATTCATTTTCTTTGGCTACTAGTGCTGAGTTCCATCATGGTAAGTGGATTTGGTCTTTTGCAAGCAGTTCTTGATCGCCCCGATTTAATCTTTCCGAAAGTGATTTTTGATAGCTATCCGATCCCCATGGGATTTAGTCCCGATCGCCGCATTCAGTCATTTTTCGGACATTTTAATGAAACGGCTGCTTACTTGTTAATGATATTACCGATCGCTTTTCATTTTGCCCTTGGGAAAGTTAAAAGCATTTCTAAATCTCAACAAGTGATCGCTGCTATAGCCCTAGCATTAGGAACTTGTGTGCTGATCCTGACTAGTTCACGGAATGCTTGGGGAATTGCCGTAGTCGGCGCTGTTGCCCTAGCTCTCTACTACCGTCAATGGAAACTTGTTTTAGGCTTTGGACTTGTTTTGACAATCATTGCTTGGGGAGTATTTGGGCAAAAATTTGGCTTAGGTGGCGAAGCGGTGCGATCGCTATTACCACAAGGATTTGTCAATCGCTTAGTTAGTAGCATTGATCCGCAATTAGGAGACTACGCATCCACGTCTGATCGCTTGAATGTTTGGCACTTTGCGCTCTCTCTAATCTCTCAACATCCACTTCAAGGATGGGGTTTACGTAATTTCCCACTGGTAGCCCAGTCGATCGGCTATGACTTGAGAGGTCTACCCCATGAGCATAATTTATTTTTAGCGATCGCTGTTGGTTCAGGAATTCCTGCGCTGTTGGCATTTGTCGGCATCATCGGTTGGACAATCTGGACATCTCTCCAATCCGCGATCGCTAAAGATACAGAAGGAATGATGGTCGTAGTTGTGATCAGCGTTATGCTTTTTTTGATGACAGGGTGGTTAGACTTAGTACTCTATGAACCACGTCTAAGTATGTTGTTATGGTTTTTACTCGGCGGGATGTATGGCTTAACCAGACACAACATAAAGCGCTGTAACTCTCTAATTTGA
- the groL gene encoding chaperonin GroEL (60 kDa chaperone family; promotes refolding of misfolded polypeptides especially under stressful conditions; forms two stacked rings of heptamers to form a barrel-shaped 14mer; ends can be capped by GroES; misfolded proteins enter the barrel where they are refolded when GroES binds) has product MSKRIIYNEDARRALERGMDILAEAVAVTLGPKGRNVVLEKKFGSPQIVNDGVTIAKEIELEDNVENTGVALIRQAASKTNDAAGDGTTTATVLAHAMVKEGLRNVAAGANSIALKRGIDKATAFLVGKIKDHAKPIEDSKAIAQVGTISAGNDEEVGAMIAQAMDKVGKEGVISLEEGKSMFTELEITEGMRFEKGYISPYFVTDAERMEASFEEPVLLITDKKIALVQELVPVLEQVARSGRPLIIIAEDIEKEALATLVVNRLRGVLNVAAIKSPGFGDRRKAMLEDLATLTGAQVITEDAGLRLDAVKLDQLGKARRVIITKDSTTIVADGNEEAVKTRVEQIRRQIEETESSYDKEKLQERLAKLSGGVAVIKVGAATETEMKDRKLRLEDAINATKAAVEEGIVPGGGTTYVHLAPELFTWANANLTGEELTGAIIVSKSLSAPVKRIAQNAGFNGAVIAENVREKDFNIGFNAMTGEFEDMFLAGIVDPAKVTRSALQNAASIAGMILTTECIVVDKPEGASAGGGGAMGAGGDFDY; this is encoded by the coding sequence ATGTCTAAAAGAATAATTTATAACGAAGATGCTCGTCGCGCCCTTGAGCGTGGTATGGACATCTTGGCTGAAGCAGTCGCCGTAACCCTAGGGCCTAAGGGACGTAACGTAGTTCTTGAGAAGAAATTTGGTTCTCCTCAAATCGTTAATGATGGGGTCACCATCGCTAAAGAAATCGAACTAGAAGATAATGTTGAAAATACTGGCGTAGCTTTAATTCGTCAAGCTGCTTCTAAAACTAATGATGCTGCTGGCGACGGAACTACAACCGCAACTGTTTTGGCTCACGCAATGGTCAAAGAAGGTCTGCGTAATGTTGCAGCTGGGGCTAACTCGATCGCTCTTAAACGCGGTATCGACAAAGCAACTGCTTTCTTGGTTGGCAAGATCAAAGACCATGCTAAGCCCATTGAAGATTCTAAAGCGATCGCTCAAGTTGGAACCATCTCTGCTGGTAACGACGAAGAAGTCGGCGCAATGATTGCCCAAGCGATGGATAAAGTCGGTAAAGAAGGTGTGATTTCCCTCGAAGAAGGTAAATCCATGTTCACCGAATTGGAAATTACTGAAGGTATGCGCTTTGAAAAAGGCTATATCTCTCCTTACTTTGTTACTGATGCAGAACGCATGGAAGCTTCTTTTGAAGAGCCAGTTCTGTTGATTACCGATAAGAAGATTGCTCTAGTTCAAGAGCTCGTTCCAGTTCTAGAGCAAGTTGCTCGTTCTGGTCGTCCTTTGATCATCATCGCTGAAGATATTGAAAAAGAAGCTTTGGCAACCCTCGTTGTAAACCGTCTACGCGGCGTTCTCAACGTTGCAGCGATCAAGTCTCCCGGTTTTGGCGATCGCCGTAAAGCGATGCTCGAAGATTTGGCAACCCTAACAGGCGCTCAAGTGATCACTGAAGATGCAGGTTTGCGTCTTGATGCAGTTAAGCTCGATCAACTCGGTAAAGCACGTCGCGTCATCATCACCAAAGACAGCACTACCATTGTTGCTGACGGTAATGAAGAAGCTGTGAAGACTCGTGTTGAGCAGATCCGTCGTCAAATCGAAGAAACTGAATCTTCCTACGACAAAGAAAAACTACAAGAGCGCTTGGCTAAGCTCTCTGGCGGCGTAGCTGTCATTAAAGTTGGTGCTGCAACTGAAACCGAAATGAAGGATCGTAAGCTTCGTCTCGAAGATGCCATCAACGCAACTAAGGCTGCTGTTGAAGAAGGTATCGTTCCTGGTGGTGGTACAACCTATGTGCACCTTGCTCCAGAATTATTCACTTGGGCAAATGCGAACCTCACTGGTGAAGAACTCACTGGCGCAATCATCGTTTCAAAATCGTTGTCTGCTCCTGTTAAGCGCATTGCTCAAAATGCTGGCTTCAACGGTGCTGTAATCGCTGAGAATGTCCGTGAAAAAGACTTCAACATTGGCTTCAATGCAATGACTGGCGAATTTGAAGATATGTTTTTAGCTGGTATTGTTGATCCTGCTAAGGTTACTCGTTCTGCGTTGCAAAATGCGGCTTCGATCGCTGGCATGATCCTCACCACCGAATGTATCGTTGTTGATAAGCCTGAAGGTGCTAGTGCTGGTGGCGGCGGCGCAATGGGTGCTGGCGGCGACTTCGATTATTAA
- the groES gene encoding co-chaperone GroES, with amino-acid sequence MATTTLNVTTVKPLADRVFIKVSAKEEKTAGGIFLPETAKEKPQVGEIAAVGPGKLDDKGERQALEVKVGDKVLYSKYAGTDIKLGTDEYVLLAEKDILAIVA; translated from the coding sequence ATGGCAACAACGACATTAAACGTAACTACCGTAAAGCCTTTAGCCGATCGCGTATTTATCAAAGTAAGCGCTAAAGAAGAAAAAACCGCTGGTGGAATTTTCTTGCCTGAGACAGCAAAGGAAAAGCCCCAAGTTGGCGAAATCGCCGCAGTAGGACCTGGCAAACTCGATGACAAAGGCGAGCGCCAAGCCCTCGAAGTCAAAGTTGGAGACAAGGTTCTGTACTCCAAATATGCTGGCACTGATATCAAACTTGGCACAGACGAATATGTGCTGCTAGCAGAAAAAGATATTTTAGCGATCGTTGCATAA
- a CDS encoding PetM family cytochrome b6-f complex subunit 7, producing the protein MTDLYTVKFLKQYYLIIYKEKIMGEMVNAMVLSMVLIPVGIAFGFFLLKLQGEEKEEA; encoded by the coding sequence ATGACCGATCTTTATACGGTAAAATTTCTAAAGCAATATTATTTAATTATTTATAAAGAGAAAATCATGGGAGAAATGGTTAACGCAATGGTCTTATCGATGGTACTAATTCCTGTCGGTATTGCCTTCGGGTTCTTCTTGCTAAAGCTGCAAGGCGAAGAAAAAGAAGAAGCCTAA